The Peribacillus simplex genome contains a region encoding:
- a CDS encoding histidinol-phosphatase — protein sequence MTNSIKFDLHTHHERCGHAIGTIEDYVKQAIEYGLQYIGISDHSPYFYSEDDHLYPTIAMAKSELVPYIEEVLRLKEKYEGKIHVLLGMESDFFPDHIEIYRDQYLLHPFDYIIGSVHYVQDISIFKRGRWNGLTSKEQSGLKDKYYELIQKSAKSGVFQILGHIDAMKGFYPAFSSIETDSIEKTLKIIGQEDIAIEINTSGKTKDCGGWYPADDILERALFYNVKVTFGSDSHTPERIGDDFELVKKRLKEIGFSEWAYFVNKQRILTPL from the coding sequence ATGACGAATTCAATTAAATTTGATCTGCACACTCACCATGAACGATGTGGACATGCTATCGGCACAATTGAGGATTATGTAAAACAAGCCATTGAATACGGCTTGCAATATATTGGGATTTCTGATCATTCTCCATATTTCTATAGTGAGGACGACCATCTCTACCCGACTATTGCAATGGCAAAAAGTGAACTTGTCCCTTATATCGAGGAAGTACTTCGTTTAAAAGAAAAATATGAAGGTAAAATTCACGTGTTATTAGGAATGGAAAGCGATTTCTTCCCTGATCACATTGAAATCTACCGTGATCAATATCTTTTACACCCTTTTGACTACATAATCGGATCTGTTCATTATGTTCAAGACATTAGCATTTTTAAAAGAGGGCGTTGGAATGGTTTAACTTCTAAAGAACAGTCAGGATTAAAGGACAAATATTATGAATTAATACAGAAATCTGCAAAAAGCGGAGTGTTCCAAATCTTAGGTCATATTGATGCAATGAAAGGGTTTTATCCAGCCTTTTCTTCCATTGAGACAGACAGTATTGAAAAAACGTTAAAAATCATTGGTCAAGAAGATATCGCCATTGAGATTAATACCTCGGGAAAAACAAAAGATTGTGGTGGGTGGTATCCAGCTGATGACATTTTAGAACGAGCTCTTTTCTATAATGTGAAGGTAACATTTGGATCGGATTCGCATACACCTGAACGTATCGGCGATGATTTTGAACTAGTTAAGAAAAGACTAAAGGAGATCGGCTTTTCTGAGTGGGCTTACTTTGTTAACAAGCAAAGGATTCTCACTCCACTTTAA
- a CDS encoding pyridoxamine kinase, with translation MKKVAVLQDLSSFGKCSLTAAIPVLSVMGVQACPLPTAILTAQTGYPSFFCEDFTSKMKYFIEEWSKLNVTFDGIYTGFVTGEEQINNIFHFLDKFYTKETILLVDPVMGDIGEVYKLFTDELLVLMRELVKRADVITPNVTECCLLTGLSYEKLHSYSNEEDYIKAIEEAGNMLQQETGAQVIITGMNPPSADSEKQFIGNMYLDGSRTFYSATQYNGESYSGTGDLFASVIMGSMMRGENLEKSVQLAVAFLTEAINDSSLEQIPKVEGVNFEKYLRMLL, from the coding sequence ATGAAAAAAGTTGCTGTACTACAGGATTTATCATCTTTTGGAAAATGTTCATTAACAGCTGCAATTCCGGTTCTTTCGGTCATGGGCGTGCAGGCATGCCCTTTACCAACGGCCATATTGACTGCGCAAACCGGATATCCAAGTTTTTTTTGTGAAGATTTTACATCCAAAATGAAATACTTCATAGAAGAATGGAGCAAGCTTAATGTAACCTTTGATGGAATCTATACCGGCTTCGTTACTGGTGAAGAGCAAATTAATAATATTTTCCATTTTTTAGATAAATTTTATACAAAAGAAACCATTTTACTTGTTGATCCAGTAATGGGGGATATAGGAGAAGTCTATAAACTTTTTACCGATGAATTACTGGTACTTATGAGAGAACTGGTGAAGCGTGCAGATGTCATTACACCAAATGTTACAGAGTGCTGTTTATTAACCGGATTGTCTTATGAAAAGCTGCATAGCTATTCAAACGAAGAGGACTATATTAAAGCGATAGAAGAAGCCGGGAATATGTTGCAGCAAGAAACGGGAGCTCAGGTTATCATCACTGGAATGAATCCACCGTCAGCAGATTCAGAGAAGCAGTTTATCGGAAATATGTATTTGGACGGAAGTAGAACCTTTTATAGTGCGACGCAGTATAACGGTGAAAGCTATTCAGGTACTGGTGATTTATTTGCATCTGTGATTATGGGAAGCATGATGCGTGGAGAGAACCTAGAAAAATCCGTACAGCTCGCAGTGGCATTCCTGACAGAGGCTATCAATGATTCCTCCTTGGAGCAAATTCCTAAAGTAGAAGGAGTTAACTTCGAAAAATATTTACGAATGTTATTATGA
- a CDS encoding FMN-dependent NADH-azoreductase translates to MTKVLYITAHPHDDKQSYSMAVGKAFIDTYKEVNPSHEIVNIDLYKENIPQIDVDVFSGWGKLQSGKGFEELSTEEKAKVSRLSELCEQFIAADKYIFVTPLWNFSFPPVLKAYIDSVAFAGKSFKYTEQGPVGLLTDKKALHIQARGGVYSEGPAAELEMGHRYLNIIMQFFGVPSFEGIFVEGHAAMPDKAQEIKENAIARSKDLASTF, encoded by the coding sequence ATGACAAAAGTATTGTACATCACAGCTCATCCTCATGATGATAAACAATCTTACAGTATGGCCGTTGGAAAAGCATTTATTGACACTTATAAAGAAGTAAATCCTAGCCATGAAATTGTGAATATTGACCTTTATAAAGAAAATATCCCTCAAATTGATGTAGATGTTTTCAGTGGTTGGGGGAAACTTCAATCTGGAAAGGGCTTTGAAGAACTTTCGACCGAAGAGAAAGCAAAAGTTAGTCGACTCTCGGAGCTATGTGAGCAATTTATAGCCGCCGATAAATATATATTTGTAACACCTTTATGGAATTTTTCTTTCCCGCCAGTATTGAAAGCATATATAGATTCCGTAGCTTTTGCAGGAAAATCATTTAAATACACCGAACAAGGCCCAGTTGGTCTTTTAACTGATAAGAAAGCCTTGCATATTCAAGCTCGTGGGGGTGTTTATTCAGAAGGACCAGCAGCTGAACTGGAAATGGGCCACCGATATCTAAATATCATCATGCAATTCTTCGGAGTGCCTTCCTTTGAAGGGATATTCGTTGAAGGACATGCAGCAATGCCTGATAAAGCACAAGAAATTAAAGAAAATGCCATAGCACGATCAAAAGATTTAGCTTCTACTTTTTAA
- a CDS encoding DUF3267 domain-containing protein produces MKIVNKSPKSNQRLHLDLIKNGWVPMKEPKNLISAILLSIPLMIVAAIISIGIINIFSNISLSDFGLTSSSISITINLGIIFLLVFLLILHELLHLIFIPNFIKSEKTYVGLTLFGGFVITEEEILKSRYISITIAPFMIISIIFPLILGVFGLLTPPLKFLIILNSMASSVDILNLLLIIKQVPNNAILKSNGPYTYWKKSLK; encoded by the coding sequence ATGAAAATAGTAAACAAATCACCAAAAAGTAACCAACGTTTACATTTGGACCTAATTAAAAATGGATGGGTTCCGATGAAAGAACCTAAGAATTTAATAAGTGCTATTTTGTTATCTATCCCTTTAATGATTGTCGCTGCCATTATCTCTATTGGGATAATAAATATCTTTTCAAATATTTCTTTAAGCGACTTTGGACTGACATCAAGTTCAATATCAATAACAATTAACCTAGGTATTATTTTTTTGCTAGTCTTCCTTTTAATACTTCACGAATTACTTCATTTGATTTTCATTCCTAATTTTATTAAATCAGAAAAAACATATGTAGGACTTACTCTTTTCGGGGGTTTTGTGATAACGGAAGAAGAGATTTTAAAATCAAGGTATATCTCCATTACAATTGCTCCCTTCATGATTATTTCAATAATTTTCCCATTAATATTAGGTGTATTTGGACTATTAACACCGCCACTGAAATTTTTGATAATTCTAAACTCAATGGCATCATCAGTTGATATACTTAATCTCCTACTTATAATTAAACAGGTACCGAATAATGCAATTCTGAAAAGTAATGGACCATACACTTATTGGAAAAAATCACTTAAATAA
- a CDS encoding NAD(P)-dependent oxidoreductase: protein MNILILGATGRVGGQLVTYSLQDRHHVTVLVRTPGKIGMNNANLTIIQGNVLNKDDIVRAMHGIDVVFSALNTDGTTTLSESMPLIIEAMENEGIQRIITIGTAGILQSRTTPNILRYQSRESKQRSTRAAKEHHKVYEMLKQSTLQWTIVCPTYLPDGESVGTYRVEGDFLPENGVEISVPDTAEFAFSQIKTSDYLNSRVGIAY, encoded by the coding sequence TTGAATATTTTAATTTTGGGTGCAACTGGACGAGTTGGGGGGCAATTAGTTACTTATAGTCTCCAAGACAGACATCATGTTACAGTTTTGGTTCGCACTCCTGGGAAGATTGGAATGAACAATGCCAATTTAACCATTATTCAAGGTAATGTTTTAAATAAAGATGATATCGTACGTGCCATGCATGGGATTGATGTAGTTTTTAGTGCACTGAATACTGATGGGACAACCACTTTATCAGAAAGTATGCCACTAATTATTGAAGCAATGGAAAACGAAGGTATCCAACGAATTATTACCATTGGAACAGCAGGTATCCTGCAAAGTAGAACAACCCCGAATATTCTGCGTTATCAGTCACGTGAATCTAAGCAGAGGTCTACCCGCGCAGCGAAAGAACATCATAAAGTTTACGAAATGCTTAAACAATCAACACTTCAATGGACTATTGTCTGTCCTACATATTTGCCGGATGGAGAAAGTGTAGGTACATATCGTGTGGAAGGTGACTTTTTACCGGAGAATGGGGTTGAAATATCCGTTCCGGATACAGCAGAATTTGCATTTAGCCAAATAAAAACTAGTGATTATTTAAATTCACGAGTAGGTATTGCCTACTAA
- a CDS encoding MBL fold metallo-hydrolase, with protein sequence MTKRIRNTSFGFLLGVSKILSLSLFLPSFGQTAEQQTDFKVTLLGTGSPLLSTTRSGPSILVEVGDDKLLFDAGRGTALQLYKMNMLPGSVDKLFLTHLHSDHTIGLPDV encoded by the coding sequence ATGACGAAAAGAATAAGGAATACTTCTTTTGGTTTTTTGTTAGGAGTTTCAAAAATTCTATCATTATCATTATTTCTTCCTTCTTTTGGCCAAACAGCTGAACAGCAAACGGACTTTAAAGTAACTCTTTTAGGAACAGGTTCTCCTCTTTTAAGTACAACCCGCTCCGGTCCATCAATACTTGTAGAAGTTGGTGATGATAAACTCCTCTTTGATGCTGGACGTGGAACTGCTTTACAATTATATAAAATGAATATGCTACCAGGCAGTGTTGACAAGTTATTTCTTACTCATTTGCATTCGGATCATACAATCGGCCTACCAGACGTATAG
- a CDS encoding NAD(P)/FAD-dependent oxidoreductase: MNKMYDVIITGAGCAGSALAIYLAKAGFHVLLVDRSTFPRDTLSTHTFFNNTVALLRELGVLDKLLETKAPPVRDIKFQFEDTVIEGLIPVVYGEDSCYCIRRTYLDHILLEQAKSQMNVTVLEGFRVTDVIRDDETVLGVKGLDGNYEKQEFLARLVVGADGRSSIIRKLVKSELKISIPAAVGIYFGYFSGFRHDDVPKFEVYKIKDNTAILFPTNDDLYVVVGIFPLENKEWIERLKLNPESCLRNLLTDNFPNTTIGARLKNAEIVEPVKGIMGYDNYWYKGMGKGWALVGDAVCFKDPGMAQGIHDAICGARILSNILLKYKGQSDQTNQMSEEYQKAIEDEFMVRFHMGCQISKNERISEQQEAVNKLISSHPEAIEKFLGIYNYANEPAVLEQELARIMQSI, encoded by the coding sequence ATGAATAAGATGTATGACGTCATCATTACCGGTGCTGGATGTGCCGGTTCTGCACTGGCAATTTATCTTGCTAAGGCAGGTTTCCATGTGTTGTTAGTGGACCGATCGACTTTTCCAAGGGACACATTATCAACCCATACCTTTTTCAATAATACAGTCGCTCTTCTTAGAGAATTGGGTGTCCTGGACAAATTGCTGGAAACAAAAGCACCACCGGTACGGGATATTAAATTTCAATTTGAGGATACCGTGATAGAAGGTCTCATCCCTGTGGTTTACGGAGAGGACAGTTGTTATTGTATTAGAAGAACTTACCTCGATCATATCCTACTTGAACAAGCCAAATCTCAAATGAATGTAACCGTTTTAGAAGGATTTCGTGTGACGGATGTCATCCGTGATGATGAAACAGTATTAGGCGTGAAAGGTTTAGACGGCAACTACGAGAAACAAGAATTTTTAGCTCGCCTGGTAGTCGGGGCAGACGGCCGATCCTCTATTATTCGCAAGCTGGTAAAAAGTGAACTTAAAATAAGTATTCCGGCAGCAGTCGGCATCTATTTTGGGTATTTTTCTGGATTTCGCCACGATGATGTCCCTAAATTTGAAGTATACAAGATAAAAGATAACACAGCCATTCTTTTTCCGACGAATGATGATTTATATGTTGTTGTTGGCATTTTTCCATTAGAAAATAAGGAATGGATAGAACGGTTGAAATTAAATCCGGAAAGCTGTCTACGCAATCTCTTGACCGATAATTTTCCTAATACAACAATTGGAGCACGCTTGAAAAATGCAGAAATCGTAGAACCTGTCAAAGGCATTATGGGATATGATAATTACTGGTATAAAGGAATGGGAAAAGGATGGGCATTGGTTGGGGATGCAGTTTGTTTTAAAGATCCTGGCATGGCGCAGGGGATCCATGATGCTATATGTGGAGCACGTATATTATCCAATATTCTATTAAAATATAAGGGACAATCCGATCAAACAAATCAAATGTCTGAAGAATATCAAAAGGCAATAGAAGATGAGTTTATGGTTCGGTTTCACATGGGATGCCAAATTTCGAAGAATGAACGCATATCTGAACAACAGGAAGCAGTCAACAAGCTAATCAGTTCCCATCCAGAGGCTATAGAGAAGTTTTTAGGTATTTACAATTACGCAAACGAGCCCGCAGTTTTAGAACAAGAACTCGCACGAATTATGCAGTCGATCTAA
- a CDS encoding ECF transporter S component translates to MQNTQSYSRSSQKTMDLIITAMLIALVFLSTFFLNIKLPIAANGGLVHLGTAMLFIASILFGPKKAALAGAIGMGLFDIVGGWTLWAPITIVARGLQGYIVGKIAWSKGRNGTSIAFNVIATIVSIPFMIAVYYIGEGILYGNWIAPLASIPGDLVQNILGIIVAVPVCVALKKVPYFK, encoded by the coding sequence ATGCAAAATACACAAAGTTATTCAAGGTCAAGTCAAAAAACTATGGATTTAATTATTACCGCAATGTTGATTGCACTTGTGTTCCTATCTACTTTCTTTTTGAATATTAAACTGCCAATTGCCGCAAATGGAGGGTTAGTTCATCTAGGAACAGCTATGCTTTTTATTGCATCTATTTTATTTGGTCCTAAAAAAGCAGCTCTTGCTGGTGCGATAGGAATGGGGTTATTTGATATAGTTGGAGGGTGGACATTGTGGGCACCTATCACCATTGTGGCGCGTGGTTTGCAAGGATATATAGTTGGTAAAATCGCTTGGTCAAAGGGTCGCAACGGTACTAGCATTGCTTTCAATGTAATAGCAACAATCGTTTCCATTCCATTTATGATAGCTGTTTATTATATTGGTGAAGGGATTCTATACGGTAATTGGATTGCACCTTTAGCTTCGATACCTGGAGATCTCGTTCAAAATATATTAGGAATTATCGTTGCCGTTCCAGTTTGTGTGGCTTTGAAAAAGGTTCCTTATTTTAAGTAA